One Fuerstiella marisgermanici DNA window includes the following coding sequences:
- a CDS encoding NAD(P) transhydrogenase subunit alpha, which yields MILLLTVFALAVFLGVEIITKIPPTLHTPLMSGSNAISGITLVGAILAAGGNNGTLASVLGFSAVVCATMNVVGGFVVTNRMLAMFKSRK from the coding sequence TTGATACTCCTGCTAACTGTGTTCGCTCTGGCCGTTTTTCTCGGCGTGGAGATCATCACCAAGATTCCGCCCACGCTGCACACACCGTTGATGTCGGGGTCGAATGCAATTTCCGGTATCACTTTGGTCGGTGCAATTTTGGCAGCAGGCGGCAACAACGGAACTCTGGCCAGCGTGCTCGGGTTCTCCGCCGTGGTGTGTGCCACTATGAATGTCGTGGGCGGTTTCGTGGTCACAAATCGCATGCTGGCGATGTTCAAATCCAGAAAATAG